One segment of Mycolicibacterium baixiangningiae DNA contains the following:
- a CDS encoding glycine-rich domain-containing protein — translation MSTTVADLELPPAVFKTCPWQPRALVETGLRQWLRCCAPAIWDDQVIGMPSRAVDEAWHGFILCTVRYAAFCSAAYGRFLHHHPEGGAPPGVPAATDPVGEQLRRTVVAWSMVARTDEECVLWDLDTRLGVDEPWGIDAGRVEVIQREIAECRRA, via the coding sequence GTGAGCACGACCGTCGCGGATCTCGAGCTGCCTCCGGCCGTGTTCAAGACCTGCCCATGGCAGCCACGGGCGCTCGTCGAGACCGGTCTGCGCCAGTGGCTGCGGTGCTGCGCGCCCGCGATATGGGACGACCAGGTGATCGGAATGCCGTCGCGCGCGGTCGACGAGGCCTGGCACGGTTTCATTTTGTGCACCGTCCGGTACGCGGCTTTCTGCAGCGCGGCCTACGGCCGGTTCCTGCACCATCACCCCGAGGGTGGTGCACCGCCGGGTGTCCCCGCGGCCACCGACCCCGTCGGCGAGCAGTTGCGCAGGACGGTGGTCGCGTGGTCGATGGTCGCGCGGACCGACGAGGAATGCGTGCTGTGGGACCTCGACACCCGGCTCGGAGTCGACGAGCCGTGGGGCATCGACGCCGGCCGGGTGGAGGTCATCCAACGCGAGATCGCCGAATGTCGGCGTGCGTAG
- a CDS encoding CsbD family protein, with amino-acid sequence MSGTDKANNKIEDLGGKAKEALGKATGDKSTANEGKADQSKSSLKDAGEKVKDAFKK; translated from the coding sequence GTGAGCGGCACCGACAAAGCCAACAACAAGATCGAGGATCTCGGCGGCAAGGCCAAGGAAGCTTTGGGTAAGGCCACGGGCGACAAGAGCACCGCCAATGAAGGTAAAGCCGACCAGTCCAAGTCCAGCCTCAAGGACGCGGGCGAAAAGGTGAAGGACGCCTTCAAGAAGTAG
- the hsaB gene encoding 3-hydroxy-9,10-secoandrosta-1,3,5(10)-triene-9,17-dione monooxygenase reductase subunit: MTDTTIDPRTFRNVLGQFCTGITVITTIHDDAPVGFACQSFAALSLEPPLVLFCPTKLSRSWKAIEASGRFCVNVLHENQKDVSARFGSREPDKFNGLDWTTSKLGSPVIDGTLAHIDCTVHSVHDGGDHLVVFGAVHSLSDVPRKKPRPLLFYRGEYTGIEPDKNSPAHWRDDLEAFLTATTPDTWL, from the coding sequence GTGACGGACACGACGATCGACCCGCGGACGTTCCGGAATGTGCTCGGGCAGTTCTGCACGGGCATCACGGTGATCACCACGATCCACGATGACGCGCCGGTCGGATTCGCCTGCCAGTCCTTCGCGGCGCTCTCGCTCGAACCGCCGCTGGTGCTGTTCTGCCCGACCAAGCTGTCACGGTCGTGGAAGGCGATCGAGGCCAGCGGCCGGTTCTGTGTGAACGTGTTGCACGAGAATCAGAAAGACGTCTCCGCACGCTTCGGGTCGCGTGAGCCCGACAAGTTCAATGGCCTCGACTGGACGACGTCAAAGCTGGGGTCGCCGGTCATCGACGGCACGCTGGCCCACATCGACTGCACAGTGCACTCGGTGCACGACGGCGGCGACCATCTGGTGGTCTTCGGGGCCGTGCACTCGCTGTCGGACGTGCCGCGCAAGAAACCGCGGCCATTGCTGTTCTACCGCGGCGAGTACACCGGCATCGAACCCGACAAGAATTCGCCCGCCCATTGGCGTGACGACCTCGAGGCGTTCCTGACGGCCACCACTCCGGACACTTGGCTGTAG
- the hsaC gene encoding iron-dependent extradiol dioxygenase HsaC, whose protein sequence is MSIRSLGYLRIESTDVGAWREYGLKVLGMVEGKGPTDGALYLRMDEFPARLVIVPGENDRLLQSGWETANAEGLQEIRHRLDIQGTPYKEATAAELADRRVDGMITFDDPSGNTLEIFHGVALEHRRVVSPYGHKFVTEEQGLGHVVLTTRDDAETLHFYRDVLGFYLRDSMRLPPQLVGRPADGAPAWLRFLGVNPRHHSLAFMPGETPSGIVHLMVEVENADDVGLCLDRALRRKVKMSATLGRHVNDKMLSFYMKTPGGFDIEFGCEGLEVEDNEGWIARESTAVSLWGHDFSVGFK, encoded by the coding sequence ATGAGCATCCGGTCACTGGGCTATTTGCGGATCGAGAGCACCGACGTCGGCGCATGGCGCGAGTACGGGTTGAAGGTGCTCGGCATGGTGGAGGGCAAGGGCCCTACCGACGGTGCGCTGTACCTGCGGATGGACGAGTTCCCCGCCCGCCTGGTCATCGTGCCGGGTGAGAACGACCGGCTGCTGCAGTCCGGCTGGGAGACCGCCAACGCCGAAGGTCTGCAGGAGATCCGCCACCGGCTCGACATCCAGGGCACCCCGTACAAGGAGGCCACCGCGGCCGAACTCGCCGACCGCCGTGTCGACGGGATGATCACCTTCGACGATCCGTCGGGCAACACGCTGGAGATCTTTCACGGTGTCGCGCTCGAGCATCGTCGGGTCGTCAGCCCGTACGGTCACAAGTTCGTCACCGAGGAGCAGGGCCTCGGGCACGTGGTGCTCACCACGCGCGACGACGCCGAGACGCTGCACTTCTACCGGGACGTCCTCGGCTTCTACCTGCGCGACTCGATGCGGCTGCCACCGCAGTTGGTCGGCCGGCCCGCCGACGGTGCGCCGGCGTGGCTGCGGTTCCTCGGCGTCAACCCGCGCCACCACAGCCTGGCGTTCATGCCGGGGGAGACCCCCAGCGGCATCGTGCATCTGATGGTCGAGGTGGAGAACGCCGACGACGTCGGCCTGTGCCTCGACCGGGCGTTGCGCCGCAAGGTGAAGATGTCTGCGACGCTCGGTCGCCATGTGAACGACAAGATGCTGTCGTTCTACATGAAGACTCCGGGTGGCTTCGATATCGAATTCGGTTGTGAGGGACTTGAAGTCGAGGACAACGAGGGCTGGATCGCCCGGGAGAGCACCGCGGTGAGCCTCTGGGGTCACGACTTCAGCGTCGGCTTCAAGTAA
- the hsaD gene encoding 4,5:9,10-diseco-3-hydroxy-5,9,17-trioxoandrosta-1(10),2-diene-4-oate hydrolase: MTSYIKQTESQVEITFESTSRYAQVRDDMRLHYHEAGVSHSETVVLLHGGGPGASSWSNFSKNIEVLARHFHVLAVDQPGYGHSDKHTEHEQYNRYSATALLNLFDHLGIERAALVGNSLGGGTAVRFALDNPERAGRLVLMGPGGLSVNLFAPDPTEGVKLLGRFTANPTRENMEKFLRIMVFDQKLVTPELVEERFAIASRPESLAAARAMGMSFAGPDFELGMMWREVYKLRQRVLLIWGREDRVNPLDGALVALKQIPRVQLHVFGQCGHWAQLEKFDEFNKLTIDFLGGER, from the coding sequence ATGACTTCCTATATCAAGCAGACCGAGTCCCAGGTCGAGATCACCTTCGAATCCACCTCGCGGTACGCGCAGGTTCGCGATGACATGCGCCTGCACTATCACGAAGCCGGGGTGAGTCACTCGGAGACCGTGGTGCTGCTGCACGGCGGCGGGCCGGGTGCGTCGAGCTGGTCGAACTTCTCGAAGAACATCGAGGTGCTGGCGCGCCACTTCCACGTGCTGGCCGTCGACCAGCCGGGGTACGGCCACTCCGACAAGCACACCGAGCATGAGCAGTACAACCGCTACAGCGCCACCGCCCTGCTGAACCTGTTCGACCATCTCGGCATCGAACGCGCAGCGCTGGTGGGTAATTCGCTCGGCGGTGGCACCGCGGTGCGATTCGCGCTGGACAATCCCGAGCGCGCGGGCCGGCTGGTGCTGATGGGGCCGGGCGGGTTGAGCGTCAACCTCTTCGCACCCGACCCCACCGAGGGCGTCAAACTCCTCGGCCGCTTCACCGCGAATCCGACGCGCGAGAACATGGAGAAGTTCCTGCGCATCATGGTGTTCGACCAGAAGCTGGTGACACCGGAACTCGTCGAGGAGCGGTTCGCGATCGCCAGCAGGCCCGAATCGCTGGCGGCCGCCCGTGCGATGGGGATGTCGTTCGCCGGTCCGGATTTCGAGCTCGGCATGATGTGGCGTGAGGTGTACAAGCTGCGCCAGCGGGTACTGCTCATCTGGGGTCGGGAGGACCGGGTGAACCCGCTCGACGGTGCGCTGGTCGCACTCAAGCAGATTCCCCGCGTCCAACTGCACGTCTTCGGCCAGTGCGGACACTGGGCGCAGCTCGAGAAGTTCGACGAGTTCAACAAGCTGACAATCGATTTCCTCGGAGGCGAGCGATGA
- the hsaA gene encoding 3-hydroxy-9,10-secoandrosta-1,3,5(10)-triene-9,17-dione monooxygenase oxygenase subunit, protein MTSIEQRDAQAVLSGIDDLLPTLRKRAPEAEELRRLPDETVKDLDELGFFKLLQPEQWGGLQCDPALFYEAVRRLGSACGSTGWVASIIGVHNWHLALFDQKAQDEVWGDDPSVRVSSSYAPMGAGTVVDGGYLVSGAWQWSSGCDHATWAFLGGPVIKDGKPVDFGSFLIPRSDYRIDDVWNVVGLKGTGSNTVVVKDVFVPRHRFLSYKAMNDRTAGGLENNTAPVYKMPWGTMHPTTITAPIMGMAYGAYDAHVEHQGKRVRAAFAGEKSKDDPFAKIRIAEAASDIDAGWRQLIGNVADEYALLQADNEIPFELRARARRDQVRATARAIASIDMLFEASGATALNLDAPVQRFWRDAHAGRVHAANEPERAYLIFGNDAFGLPPQDTMV, encoded by the coding sequence GTGACGTCCATTGAACAGCGCGACGCGCAGGCGGTCCTCAGCGGCATCGACGACCTGCTGCCCACATTGCGCAAGCGCGCGCCGGAGGCCGAGGAACTGCGCCGCCTGCCCGACGAGACGGTCAAGGATCTCGACGAGCTCGGCTTCTTCAAGCTGCTGCAGCCCGAGCAGTGGGGCGGTCTGCAATGCGATCCCGCGCTGTTCTACGAGGCGGTGCGCCGCCTCGGCAGCGCGTGCGGGTCGACGGGGTGGGTCGCGTCGATCATCGGCGTGCACAACTGGCACCTCGCACTGTTCGACCAGAAGGCGCAGGACGAGGTCTGGGGCGACGATCCGTCGGTGCGGGTGTCGTCGTCGTATGCGCCGATGGGTGCGGGCACCGTGGTCGACGGCGGTTACCTGGTCAGCGGCGCCTGGCAGTGGTCGTCGGGTTGCGATCACGCTACCTGGGCGTTCCTCGGCGGCCCGGTGATCAAGGACGGCAAGCCCGTCGACTTCGGCAGCTTCCTGATCCCGCGCAGTGACTATCGCATCGATGATGTCTGGAATGTGGTGGGCCTTAAGGGAACCGGCAGCAACACCGTCGTCGTCAAGGACGTCTTCGTCCCGCGCCACCGCTTCCTGTCCTACAAGGCGATGAACGACCGCACCGCAGGCGGACTGGAGAACAACACCGCGCCGGTTTACAAGATGCCCTGGGGGACAATGCATCCCACCACCATCACCGCGCCCATCATGGGTATGGCTTACGGCGCGTACGACGCTCACGTCGAGCATCAGGGCAAGCGGGTGCGCGCGGCGTTCGCCGGGGAGAAGTCCAAGGACGATCCGTTCGCGAAGATCCGCATCGCCGAGGCGGCAAGCGATATCGACGCCGGCTGGCGGCAGCTGATCGGCAACGTGGCAGACGAGTACGCGCTGCTGCAGGCTGACAACGAGATTCCGTTCGAGTTGCGCGCCAGGGCCCGCCGCGATCAGGTGCGTGCCACCGCCCGTGCTATCGCGTCGATCGACATGCTGTTCGAGGCGTCCGGCGCCACCGCGCTGAACCTCGACGCGCCGGTGCAGCGGTTCTGGCGCGACGCGCACGCCGGGCGGGTGCACGCCGCCAACGAGCCGGAGCGGGCCTACCTGATTTTCGGCAACGACGCCTTCGGCCTCCCGCCGCAGGACACGATGGTCTGA
- a CDS encoding ferredoxin--NADP reductase, which translates to MTDEPLGSHVLELEVADVVEETADARSLVFKVPAGGADIPAERLRYSPGQFLTLRVPSDRTGSVARCYSLSSSPFTDDPLTVTVKRTADGYASNWLCDNAHAGMRMHVLAPSGTFVPTSLDADFLLMAAGSGITPMMAILKSALVEGSGKVVLVYANRDESGVIFAGALRELSAKYSDRLTVVHWLESVQGLPTASALAGLAAPFTGHDAYICGPGPFMTAAQEALTSAGTAADKIHIEVFKSLESDPFAAVVIEEDDSDEGPATAVVTLDGQTHEVRWPRSAKLLDVLLDKGLDAPFSCREGHCGACAVLKKSGDVAMEINDVLEQSDLDEGLILGCQAVPRSDSVEVTYDE; encoded by the coding sequence GTGACGGACGAGCCACTCGGTAGCCACGTGCTCGAACTGGAGGTGGCCGACGTCGTCGAGGAGACCGCCGACGCCCGGTCCCTGGTCTTCAAAGTCCCCGCCGGCGGCGCCGACATCCCCGCCGAGCGGCTCCGTTACTCACCCGGCCAGTTCCTCACGCTGCGGGTGCCCAGTGACCGGACCGGATCCGTCGCGCGCTGCTACTCACTGAGCAGTTCGCCGTTCACCGACGATCCGCTGACCGTCACCGTGAAGCGCACCGCGGACGGCTACGCCTCGAACTGGCTTTGCGACAACGCCCACGCCGGGATGAGGATGCACGTGCTGGCGCCCTCGGGCACCTTCGTGCCGACGTCGCTGGACGCCGACTTCCTGCTGATGGCCGCAGGAAGCGGCATCACCCCGATGATGGCGATCCTGAAGTCGGCGCTGGTCGAGGGCAGCGGAAAAGTGGTGCTGGTCTACGCCAACCGCGACGAGTCCGGCGTCATCTTCGCCGGTGCGCTGCGCGAACTGAGCGCCAAGTACTCCGACCGGCTCACGGTCGTGCACTGGCTGGAATCCGTCCAGGGACTGCCCACCGCGAGCGCGCTGGCCGGCCTGGCCGCTCCCTTCACCGGCCACGACGCCTACATCTGCGGACCCGGCCCCTTCATGACCGCCGCCCAGGAGGCGCTGACCAGCGCGGGCACCGCCGCGGACAAGATCCACATCGAGGTGTTCAAGTCCCTGGAGTCCGACCCGTTCGCTGCCGTCGTCATCGAGGAGGACGACAGCGACGAGGGTCCGGCGACCGCGGTGGTCACCCTCGACGGGCAGACCCACGAGGTGCGCTGGCCGCGCAGCGCCAAACTGCTCGACGTGCTGCTCGACAAGGGCCTCGACGCACCGTTCTCCTGCCGGGAGGGCCACTGCGGCGCCTGCGCGGTGCTCAAGAAGAGCGGGGACGTCGCGATGGAGATCAACGACGTACTCGAGCAATCCGACCTCGACGAAGGCCTGATCCTGGGGTGCCAGGCGGTGCCCCGCTCGGATTCGGTCGAAGTCACCTACGACGAGTAG
- a CDS encoding acyl-CoA dehydrogenase: MTQSVLSGSGPGTDEQFAAREMVRDWAAASRAVEAGREVEQGDVDAWRRAYAGLAELGIFGVAIPEEQGGAGGTVEDLCAMVDEAAAAMVPGPVATTALATLVVTDHGLLEALASGERTAGVTLAAEVTVDGGTASGVAPQVLGAEPSGLLLLPAGDAVVLVDAAADGVTVEPLTPTDFSRPLARVVLDNAPVTTLDVTASRLADLAATLLAAEAAGLARWQLVTATDYAKVREQFGKPIGSFQAIKHMCAEMLLRAEQVSVAAADAARAVTDADERQLSIAAAVAAAAGIDAAKANAKDCIQVLGGIGITWEHDAHLYLRRAYGISQFLGGRSRWLRRIADLTQQGVRRELRIDLDSVEGLRPEISAAVADVAALPAEQRQPALAEAGLLAPHWPKPFGRAASAAEQLLIDQELAQAGVSRPDLVIGWWAVPTILEHGSPEQIEQFVSATLRGELSWCQLFSEPGAGSDLAALRTKAVRDEGGWRLTGQKVWTSAAHKAHWGVCLARTDPDAPKHKGITYFLIDMKSPGIVIRPLREITGDELFNEVFFDDVFVPDEMVVGQVNDGWRLARTTLANERVAMAGGTALGNPMEELLQTVAEHGIDPADQDRLGQLILTAQVGSLLDQRIAQKAVGGQDPGAEAGARKLIGVRYRQGLSEFRMDLSDGSGAVINQQVHDFLNMRCLTIAGGTEQILLTLAGERLLGLPR, from the coding sequence ATGACCCAGTCAGTGCTGTCGGGGTCCGGCCCCGGCACCGACGAGCAGTTTGCTGCCCGCGAAATGGTGCGTGACTGGGCCGCCGCGTCCCGGGCGGTGGAAGCCGGGCGCGAGGTGGAGCAGGGCGACGTGGACGCATGGCGCCGGGCGTATGCGGGTCTGGCCGAGCTGGGCATCTTCGGCGTCGCGATCCCGGAGGAGCAGGGCGGTGCCGGCGGCACCGTCGAAGACCTGTGCGCGATGGTCGACGAGGCCGCCGCGGCCATGGTTCCCGGGCCGGTCGCGACCACGGCGCTGGCCACCCTGGTGGTGACCGACCACGGACTGCTCGAGGCGCTCGCGTCGGGTGAACGCACCGCCGGCGTCACGCTGGCCGCCGAGGTGACCGTCGACGGCGGCACCGCCTCGGGTGTCGCGCCACAGGTGCTCGGCGCCGAACCGTCCGGGCTGCTGCTGCTCCCGGCCGGAGACGCGGTGGTGCTCGTCGACGCCGCCGCCGACGGGGTGACGGTCGAACCGCTGACGCCCACGGATTTCTCGCGCCCACTGGCCCGGGTGGTCCTCGACAACGCGCCCGTCACGACGCTCGACGTCACCGCGTCGCGGTTGGCGGACCTCGCGGCGACGCTGCTGGCGGCCGAGGCGGCCGGTCTGGCGCGCTGGCAACTGGTCACCGCCACCGACTACGCCAAGGTCCGTGAGCAGTTCGGCAAGCCGATCGGCAGTTTCCAGGCGATCAAGCACATGTGCGCCGAGATGCTGCTGCGTGCCGAGCAGGTGTCGGTGGCGGCGGCGGATGCCGCCCGCGCGGTGACCGATGCCGACGAGCGGCAGCTGAGCATCGCGGCGGCGGTCGCTGCGGCGGCGGGCATCGACGCGGCGAAGGCCAACGCCAAGGACTGCATCCAGGTGCTCGGCGGTATCGGTATCACCTGGGAGCACGACGCCCACCTGTATCTGCGTCGCGCATACGGTATTTCGCAGTTCCTCGGCGGTCGTTCGCGGTGGCTGCGCCGCATCGCCGACCTGACCCAGCAGGGTGTCCGCCGCGAGCTGCGTATCGATCTCGACTCGGTCGAGGGGCTGCGGCCCGAGATCAGCGCAGCGGTGGCCGACGTCGCGGCGCTGCCCGCCGAGCAGCGGCAGCCCGCGCTCGCCGAGGCCGGTCTGCTCGCCCCGCACTGGCCGAAACCCTTCGGCAGGGCCGCATCCGCGGCCGAACAGCTGTTGATCGACCAGGAATTGGCCCAGGCGGGAGTGTCCCGGCCCGACCTCGTCATCGGCTGGTGGGCCGTCCCGACGATCCTCGAGCACGGCAGCCCCGAGCAGATCGAACAGTTCGTCTCCGCCACGCTGCGCGGTGAGCTGTCCTGGTGCCAGCTGTTCAGCGAGCCGGGCGCGGGTTCGGATCTGGCTGCGCTGCGCACGAAAGCCGTTCGCGACGAGGGAGGTTGGCGGCTGACCGGGCAGAAGGTGTGGACGTCGGCCGCGCACAAGGCGCACTGGGGCGTCTGCCTGGCGCGTACCGACCCCGACGCGCCGAAACACAAGGGCATCACGTACTTCCTCATCGACATGAAGTCGCCGGGCATCGTGATCCGCCCGCTGCGCGAGATCACCGGTGACGAACTGTTCAACGAGGTGTTCTTCGACGACGTCTTCGTCCCCGACGAGATGGTGGTCGGGCAGGTCAACGACGGGTGGCGGCTGGCCCGCACCACACTGGCCAACGAGCGGGTGGCGATGGCGGGCGGCACCGCGCTGGGCAATCCGATGGAGGAACTGCTGCAGACCGTGGCCGAACACGGGATCGACCCGGCCGATCAGGACCGGCTGGGGCAGCTGATCCTGACCGCGCAGGTGGGGTCGCTACTGGATCAGCGCATCGCGCAGAAGGCCGTGGGCGGACAGGATCCCGGCGCGGAAGCCGGCGCCCGCAAGCTGATCGGGGTGCGCTACCGGCAGGGTCTGTCGGAGTTCCGGATGGACCTGTCCGACGGGTCCGGCGCCGTGATCAATCAACAGGTGCACGACTTCCTCAACATGCGCTGCCTGACGATCGCCGGCGGCACCGAGCAGATCCTGCTCACCCTCGCCGGTGAACGCCTGCTCGGGCTGCCCCGGTAG
- the kstR gene encoding cholesterol catabolism transcriptional regulator KstR has product MSSPASSSGSRPREVMTVAVLAESELGSEAQRERRKRILDATLAIASKGGYEAVQMRAVAERADVAVGTLYRYFPSKVHLLVSALGREFERIDAKTDRAALAGGTPYQRLNFMVGKLNRAMQRNPLLTEAMTRAFVFADASAAGEVDHVGKLMDSMFARAMSDGEPTEDQYHIARVISDVWLSNLLAWLTRRASATDVSKRLDLAVRLLIGDGDRPKI; this is encoded by the coding sequence ATGTCGTCGCCAGCAAGCAGTTCGGGCTCTCGGCCACGTGAGGTGATGACCGTGGCAGTGCTCGCCGAATCCGAACTCGGCTCCGAAGCGCAGCGGGAGCGGCGCAAGCGGATCCTCGACGCCACGCTGGCCATCGCCTCGAAGGGTGGCTATGAGGCTGTGCAGATGCGTGCGGTGGCCGAACGTGCCGACGTCGCCGTCGGCACCCTGTACCGCTACTTCCCGTCCAAGGTCCACCTGCTGGTGTCCGCGCTGGGCCGCGAATTCGAGCGGATCGACGCCAAGACCGACCGCGCCGCGCTCGCCGGCGGCACCCCCTATCAGCGGCTGAACTTCATGGTCGGCAAGCTCAACCGCGCGATGCAGCGCAACCCCCTGCTGACCGAGGCGATGACGCGGGCGTTCGTGTTCGCCGACGCGTCCGCGGCCGGTGAGGTTGATCACGTCGGCAAACTGATGGACTCCATGTTCGCCCGCGCGATGAGCGACGGGGAACCGACCGAAGACCAATACCACATCGCCCGCGTCATCTCCGACGTGTGGCTGTCGAACCTGCTGGCGTGGCTGACCCGCCGCGCCTCGGCGACAGACGTGAGCAAACGGCTCGATCTGGCGGTGCGCCTGCTCATCGGCGACGGTGACCGCCCTAAGATCTGA
- the otsB gene encoding trehalose-phosphatase, with translation MADGLPTDLRLALDGAARLPRLLIACDYDGTLAPIVSNPADARPLPAASAALEELAALPATTVSLISGRALAVLKELSGMSDRIHLVGSHGSEFDTGFVSPIDARAEALLVEIKQTLDAIAAEYPGVTTELKPASVALHVRNASESDGESAMRRANEAAAQWDAQVTDGKAVKEFAVIHTDKGQAVDILREQHDASAVLFLGDDVTDEKAFRRMRDGDIGVKVGPGETAAGYRVDEPQDVAEALEYLLAARRA, from the coding sequence GTGGCCGACGGCTTACCGACAGACCTTCGCCTGGCGCTCGACGGCGCCGCGCGACTTCCCCGACTCCTGATCGCCTGCGACTACGACGGCACGCTGGCGCCGATCGTGTCCAACCCCGCCGACGCCCGCCCACTGCCCGCGGCGTCGGCCGCCCTGGAGGAACTGGCTGCGCTGCCGGCGACCACCGTCTCGCTGATCTCAGGCCGCGCCCTGGCGGTCCTCAAGGAGCTCTCCGGGATGTCCGACCGTATCCACCTGGTCGGCAGCCACGGCTCGGAGTTCGACACCGGATTCGTCTCGCCGATCGATGCGCGGGCCGAGGCCCTGCTGGTCGAGATCAAGCAGACACTCGACGCCATCGCCGCCGAATATCCAGGCGTGACAACCGAACTCAAACCGGCCAGCGTCGCGTTGCACGTGCGCAACGCCTCGGAATCCGATGGCGAGTCGGCGATGCGCCGCGCGAATGAGGCCGCGGCGCAGTGGGATGCGCAGGTGACCGACGGCAAGGCGGTGAAGGAGTTCGCCGTCATCCACACCGACAAGGGGCAGGCGGTGGACATCCTGCGCGAGCAGCACGACGCGTCTGCGGTGCTGTTCCTCGGCGACGACGTGACCGACGAGAAGGCGTTCCGCCGGATGCGCGACGGGGACATCGGGGTGAAGGTCGGGCCGGGCGAGACCGCGGCGGGTTACCGGGTGGACGAGCCGCAGGACGTGGCCGAGGCGCTGGAGTACCTGCTGGCGGCCCGGCGGGCCTGA
- a CDS encoding phosphotransferase: protein MLTSDDLTDRTARALAAATVAGRDLGLRVDEPRVLHDVFSVIVHLAPAPVVVRVPTVLPPSLRSDPDRQAAQQRAELAVAGWLADRGLPVVPPSPLVAREPVAREGFSMTFWQYVDGVSETEPDWEQRCASTARLHAALREYDGDGLQFFTQFDTYIPEALAELERDPDLLDGADLRRAQQNWERIAPVVTSRAAFESAFPGVDVQPIHGDAPFHNMIVTAGGEYWSDFELVTLGAVESDLALVGPEGRAAYDAAAVGLGLRTLDSRVLEVTESAALLASVACLAMAPQLPMLVDALRPTVESWRSLAERGGG, encoded by the coding sequence GTGCTGACCTCCGACGACCTGACCGACCGGACCGCCCGCGCCCTCGCGGCCGCCACGGTCGCCGGGCGCGACCTCGGCCTGCGCGTCGACGAGCCCCGTGTGCTCCACGACGTGTTCTCCGTCATCGTCCACCTGGCGCCTGCCCCGGTCGTGGTGCGGGTGCCGACGGTGCTGCCACCCTCGCTGCGGTCGGACCCGGACCGGCAGGCGGCTCAACAGCGCGCCGAACTGGCCGTGGCGGGCTGGCTGGCCGACCGCGGACTGCCGGTGGTGCCGCCGAGCCCGCTCGTTGCGCGCGAACCCGTTGCCCGCGAAGGGTTCTCGATGACGTTCTGGCAGTACGTCGATGGGGTGAGCGAGACCGAGCCGGACTGGGAACAGCGGTGCGCGTCGACGGCGCGGCTGCACGCCGCGCTGCGCGAGTACGACGGCGACGGGCTGCAGTTCTTCACGCAGTTCGACACCTACATCCCCGAAGCACTCGCCGAGCTGGAGCGCGATCCCGACCTACTCGACGGCGCGGATCTGCGCCGCGCACAGCAAAATTGGGAGCGCATTGCGCCGGTGGTGACGTCCAGGGCAGCGTTCGAGTCGGCGTTCCCCGGCGTCGACGTCCAACCGATCCACGGAGATGCGCCGTTCCACAACATGATCGTCACGGCCGGCGGCGAATACTGGTCGGACTTCGAGCTGGTCACGCTCGGCGCGGTGGAGTCGGACCTTGCACTCGTCGGGCCCGAGGGCCGCGCCGCCTACGACGCGGCCGCCGTCGGGCTCGGGCTGCGCACACTCGACTCGCGGGTGCTCGAGGTGACGGAGTCGGCGGCGCTGCTCGCCTCGGTGGCGTGCCTGGCGATGGCGCCGCAACTGCCGATGCTGGTCGACGCACTGAGACCGACGGTGGAATCGTGGCGCTCGCTCGCGGAGCGCGGAGGTGGCTAG